The Methyloceanibacter stevinii genome includes a window with the following:
- a CDS encoding DUF308 domain-containing protein, with translation MAETKDAKELTEHQEALSEVLADQWWVVLLRGVIAIIFGLICFFFTPAAILAAVLFFSAYMLVDGVLAIISGVKARATASAGGC, from the coding sequence ATGGCGGAAACGAAAGACGCAAAAGAACTCACGGAACACCAAGAGGCTCTCAGCGAAGTTCTGGCCGATCAATGGTGGGTCGTGCTGTTGCGCGGCGTGATCGCCATCATATTCGGCCTGATCTGTTTCTTCTTCACACCGGCCGCGATTCTCGCCGCCGTCCTGTTCTTCTCGGCCTACATGCTCGTCGACGGCGTTCTCGCCATCATCTCGGGCGTCAAGGCGCGCGCAACGGCAAGCGCTGGGGGCTGTTGA
- a CDS encoding transporter substrate-binding domain-containing protein, which produces MMRFLAGPIGAVLVALATVGAVAFTAHAQSPETETKPIVPDAWQGDAYRPKPDLAGLKKIRFITDSDYPPFHYYDEVGALTGFNIDLAQAICNVLAVECEITATNWSSLMPAIETGEADAAIASIRITAEALKSADFTLRYYATPARFAARKDSEITDIGPETIEGLKIGVAKDSGHEAYLKTFFPGAAVAAFESSEAAQKALKEGAIDLVFADGITLAFWFNGVESENCCEFRGGPYLDSRFFGEGVGIAVKKGNRTLVQALNYALEQVHARGTYEELFLRYFPMNFF; this is translated from the coding sequence ATGATGCGATTTCTTGCGGGGCCGATCGGCGCCGTCCTAGTGGCTCTCGCGACGGTGGGCGCTGTGGCGTTCACCGCCCACGCGCAGTCCCCGGAGACCGAGACCAAACCGATCGTGCCGGACGCCTGGCAGGGCGATGCCTATCGGCCGAAGCCCGATTTGGCGGGGCTGAAGAAGATCCGCTTCATCACCGATTCCGACTACCCGCCGTTTCACTATTACGACGAGGTCGGCGCATTGACCGGCTTCAACATCGATCTTGCGCAGGCGATCTGCAACGTCCTTGCGGTCGAGTGTGAGATCACCGCGACGAACTGGAGCAGCCTGATGCCGGCGATCGAGACCGGCGAAGCGGATGCGGCGATCGCTTCGATCCGCATCACGGCGGAGGCTCTGAAATCGGCCGACTTCACCTTGCGCTACTACGCGACGCCCGCGCGGTTCGCGGCGCGGAAGGACAGCGAGATCACCGACATCGGTCCCGAGACCATCGAGGGCCTCAAGATCGGCGTGGCCAAGGACAGCGGACACGAGGCCTATCTGAAGACCTTCTTCCCAGGCGCGGCGGTTGCCGCGTTCGAGTCGAGTGAAGCGGCCCAGAAAGCGCTCAAGGAGGGAGCCATCGATCTCGTGTTCGCCGACGGGATCACGCTCGCCTTTTGGTTCAACGGTGTCGAGAGCGAGAACTGTTGCGAGTTTCGCGGCGGGCCGTATCTGGACTCGCGCTTCTTCGGTGAGGGCGTCGGCATCGCCGTTAAGAAAGGCAACCGCACGCTTGTTCAGGCGCTGAACTATGCGCTTGAGCAGGTTCATGCACGCGGCACTTACGAAGAGCTGTTCCTGCGCTACTTCCCGATGAACTTCTTCTAA
- a CDS encoding glycosyltransferase family 2 protein has product MSLVYETPAVDPLEASAPAGAPLSALVEYSFLAEAQLDPAALAHACRVSEQWGVPPHEVLIASGHITEEAYMAALASSAGVAFLPRLPEGGAAAPGKANQRQCLTTGVLQETGPAGRLLLGFSCLRPFAMRALLARLAPRPVALVPPRELRRALAECFGSSLAQGAISALKSRRPNLSAYRPASTWQARTLVLGCLALVAAGLTAPLATAYAVSIGLAFVFVPVIVFRLLAAFALTRRGPHEAPEDAARVADRELPTYTILAPLYREAHMLRPLLHALSQLDWPAAKLDIKLILEAADTNTVAAAHGLHLPANVELLVVPDTGPRTKPKALNFALPMARGDYLVVYDAEDRPEPDQPRRAYQAFCAGPPNLATVQARLNIYNPETNWLTRQFTIEYSALFDGLLPLLDAMHLPIPLGGTSNHFRVEALKWLQAWDPYNVTEDADLGARLSRLGYRCTVIGSTTYEEAPVRLGGWIRQRTRWLKGFIQTWLVHMRAPRTLLRELGPRGFLAFQIMIGGTILSALVHPWFYGLLALELAGGGLLALPQTVLGFPFWTVSLFSLVAGYATAMGLGALALRHRGLDRLLWQVPLMPLYWLLISVAAYRAVWQFIVAPFKWEKTEHGSQAQTRPPR; this is encoded by the coding sequence GTGTCGCTTGTCTACGAGACTCCGGCGGTCGATCCGCTGGAGGCGTCCGCTCCGGCCGGTGCGCCGTTGTCGGCGTTGGTCGAATACAGCTTCCTGGCTGAGGCGCAGCTTGACCCCGCGGCCCTCGCCCATGCCTGCCGCGTCTCTGAGCAGTGGGGCGTTCCGCCCCACGAGGTGCTGATCGCCTCCGGCCACATCACAGAAGAGGCCTATATGGCCGCGCTCGCATCCTCGGCCGGCGTCGCTTTCTTGCCCCGCCTTCCCGAAGGTGGTGCCGCTGCGCCGGGCAAGGCGAACCAGCGTCAATGTTTGACCACCGGCGTTCTGCAGGAAACAGGTCCGGCGGGGCGCCTACTCCTCGGATTTTCGTGCTTGCGCCCTTTCGCCATGCGGGCGCTCCTTGCCCGTCTCGCTCCGCGTCCCGTCGCACTCGTGCCCCCGCGCGAACTCCGCCGCGCGCTTGCAGAGTGCTTCGGTTCGAGCCTGGCGCAGGGCGCTATCTCTGCTTTGAAATCGCGTCGGCCAAACTTGAGCGCGTACCGTCCTGCCAGCACTTGGCAAGCGCGGACACTCGTCCTGGGCTGCCTTGCCCTTGTGGCAGCGGGTCTGACCGCGCCGCTCGCGACGGCCTATGCCGTATCGATCGGGCTCGCGTTCGTCTTCGTGCCCGTGATCGTGTTCCGGTTGCTCGCCGCTTTCGCGCTCACCCGCCGCGGCCCTCATGAGGCTCCCGAAGATGCCGCGCGGGTCGCTGACCGGGAACTGCCGACCTACACGATCCTCGCGCCGCTCTATCGCGAGGCGCACATGTTGCGGCCGCTCCTGCACGCGCTGTCCCAGCTGGATTGGCCCGCGGCAAAGCTCGACATCAAGCTGATCCTCGAAGCTGCGGACACCAACACGGTCGCGGCCGCACATGGGCTGCACTTGCCCGCCAATGTCGAGCTCTTGGTCGTGCCCGATACCGGCCCGCGCACCAAACCGAAGGCGCTGAATTTCGCGCTGCCCATGGCGCGCGGCGACTATCTCGTCGTCTACGATGCGGAGGACCGGCCGGAACCCGACCAGCCTCGGCGCGCCTATCAGGCCTTCTGCGCGGGCCCGCCCAACCTCGCGACGGTGCAGGCGCGCCTCAACATCTACAATCCGGAGACAAACTGGCTGACGCGCCAGTTCACGATCGAGTACTCGGCGCTGTTCGACGGGCTCTTGCCCCTTCTCGACGCGATGCACCTGCCCATACCGCTGGGCGGGACATCCAACCACTTCCGCGTCGAGGCCCTCAAATGGCTCCAGGCTTGGGACCCATACAATGTGACGGAAGACGCCGATCTCGGCGCGCGCTTGTCCCGGCTCGGGTACCGCTGCACCGTGATCGGGTCCACGACGTACGAGGAGGCGCCCGTGCGGCTCGGCGGCTGGATCCGCCAGCGCACCCGCTGGCTCAAGGGCTTCATTCAGACCTGGCTCGTGCATATGCGCGCGCCGCGCACGCTCCTCCGCGAGCTAGGACCGCGCGGCTTTTTAGCCTTCCAGATCATGATCGGCGGCACCATCCTGTCGGCACTCGTGCATCCCTGGTTCTACGGTCTTCTGGCGTTGGAGCTCGCTGGGGGCGGATTGCTCGCCCTGCCGCAGACAGTGCTCGGCTTTCCGTTCTGGACGGTTTCTCTTTTCAGTCTAGTTGCCGGCTATGCGACGGCCATGGGCCTTGGCGCGCTGGCCCTGCGACACCGTGGCCTCGATCGGCTCCTGTGGCAGGTGCCGCTGATGCCGCTCTACTGGCTCCTGATCTCCGTCGCGGCCTATCGGGCCGTGTGGCAGTTCATCGTCGCCCCATTCAAATGGGAGAAGACCGAGCACGGCAGCCAAGCGCAAACGCGGCCCCCGCGTTGA
- a CDS encoding radical SAM protein, with translation MTDAAFFTLTRKFSDPDLTVDGKRRARVPLTRLSTLWINTGTLCNIACRNCYIESSPTNDAFVYISRAEAAAFLDEIANDSWPVSEIGFTGGEPFMNPDILGMLEDALDRHFSVLVLTNAMQPMMRRPVREALLALREAHDDRLTLRVSLDHYTAARHDEERGDGTFDKTLEGIDWLAAEGFSIALAGRTCWGESEQAARAGYAELIATRSWPIAAERPDALVLFPEMDAQTDVPEITEECWDILNLSPTKMMCASSRMVAKRRGDRVPVVLPCTLLTDLPRFGMGATLAQAATADGDLFDQGTVKLCHPHCARFCVLGGASCSAGPLG, from the coding sequence ATGACAGACGCCGCCTTCTTCACCCTGACACGAAAGTTCTCCGATCCGGACCTGACCGTCGACGGCAAGCGCCGCGCGCGGGTCCCGCTGACGCGCCTGAGTACGCTGTGGATCAATACAGGCACGCTGTGCAACATCGCCTGCCGCAACTGCTATATCGAATCGAGCCCGACAAACGACGCCTTCGTCTATATCAGCCGGGCTGAAGCCGCCGCCTTTCTCGATGAGATCGCGAACGACAGCTGGCCGGTGAGCGAGATCGGGTTCACGGGCGGCGAGCCGTTCATGAACCCGGACATACTCGGCATGCTTGAAGACGCGCTCGACCGGCATTTCTCCGTACTCGTCCTAACAAACGCCATGCAGCCGATGATGCGGCGCCCCGTGCGCGAGGCCTTGCTGGCCCTCCGGGAGGCTCACGACGACCGGCTGACTCTGCGCGTAAGTCTCGATCACTACACGGCCGCGCGTCACGACGAAGAACGCGGCGACGGAACGTTCGACAAGACGCTGGAAGGGATCGACTGGCTCGCGGCGGAAGGCTTCTCGATCGCGCTTGCCGGACGCACATGCTGGGGCGAATCCGAGCAAGCCGCCAGGGCGGGCTATGCCGAACTGATCGCGACCCGCTCCTGGCCCATCGCTGCCGAACGGCCGGATGCGCTCGTGCTCTTTCCGGAAATGGACGCGCAAACAGATGTGCCGGAGATCACCGAGGAGTGCTGGGACATCCTGAATCTATCGCCAACCAAAATGATGTGTGCGTCGAGCCGCATGGTCGCGAAAAGGCGCGGCGACAGGGTCCCTGTCGTCCTCCCTTGCACGCTGCTCACGGACCTTCCACGTTTTGGCATGGGGGCCACGCTCGCGCAGGCAGCAACGGCCGACGGCGATCTATTTGATCAGGGTACGGTTAAACTCTGCCACCCGCATTGCGCGCGGTTCTGCGTCCTGGGTGGGGCTTCCTGCTCGGCAGGGCCCCTTGGATAG
- a CDS encoding helix-turn-helix domain-containing protein gives MGKKSPQQTDVVVGHNIRFWRLERKMSQTDLANRLGLTFQQIQKYENGANRVGASRLMQIATALDVPIHAFFDGAGPQTDETESPIKFVGDQQALRLVRAFADIDDAGLRRSVVNLVEGIAGSQPEENGAK, from the coding sequence ATGGGAAAGAAATCGCCACAACAGACAGATGTGGTAGTTGGACACAACATCCGTTTTTGGCGGTTGGAACGGAAGATGTCGCAGACCGATCTGGCCAACCGTCTTGGTCTGACCTTCCAGCAGATTCAAAAGTACGAAAATGGCGCGAATCGCGTGGGGGCCAGCCGGCTCATGCAGATCGCCACAGCTCTCGATGTGCCGATCCACGCCTTCTTCGACGGCGCCGGCCCGCAGACGGACGAGACGGAATCGCCCATCAAGTTCGTCGGGGATCAGCAAGCTCTGCGCCTTGTCCGCGCGTTCGCCGATATCGACGACGCGGGGCTGCGCCGTTCGGTCGTGAACCTCGTCGAAGGCATCGCGGGCAGCCAGCCCGAAGAGAACGGCGCGAAGTAG